Genomic window (Cryptococcus neoformans var. grubii H99 chromosome 9, complete sequence):
CGTGTCTTGAGGACGTTGCGCGGCAGGGTCTCGGGGTTGGCAATCTACGCGCTCTCGTCAGCTGCACTCTCCACGTGGCACGCGACGCGTCAACGCACCCGCGCAGCTACGCGTTCCGTCAGCATTCCGGGGGACACAGCGGCGGGGGGGAGTACTGACGCCAGGGGGGGTATCCTCGGAGACGGGCGAGCACGATGTCGCCGATCTCAAACTTGTGCTCCGCGGGCGCCGGCTTCGACGCGGGCCTGGACTTGGCGGCGGACTTCTTTGCGGCGGGCTTGTCGTCGCggaggggggaggaggacatgTCTGTGCGCTGTGGGGGGGGGAGTAGAGTGCTTGGATGTAAATAGCGCGGGATGAGACGACGCTTCCTCTAGCGTCATTACATCCCCGCCGCACACGGCAATTCTCGGCGTTTGCACCGCGCGCGTCTGCATGGAATAGGCGTGAGGCTTTTCACTTCACAAGGCGCGAGGCTCTCAACTCGCCAGGCGCGCGGTGCCCTCCATTATCCTCGTCATATCACTACCACGAGCAGTCTCCATGGTCTCCCCCACCAGAATGCGCTCCCCCGCCCTCCCCCTCGCGCTCCTCGCcccgctcctcctccccgcAGCCGCCTTCCGCGACACATCCCCCCTCCTCATATGGAACTCGCACCAGTCAGTCCCCCGTCTCCCGCGCCGCACACTGACCGTCCCGCAACAGATCACCGCAGTTCCACCACGCATCGCCGTCACTCGCAAGCAGCGCCCTCGCAGACGCAGGCGACGTCTATCGCAAGCTGGACATCCTCGGATGTGACTGGGAAACAGCAGTCGCCGTCCATATCGACGACGTGCGTCGCACACCCTCTGCCGGATGCCAAAGAGTGATGTGCTGACAGCTCGCGTACAGCTTCACGCCTCTTGCACTTCCGACTATGGTATCCCATCAGACGCCCACGTCCACATCCCGTATCTCAGCCGGCCGGATAAACGGTCGCTCGACGACAGCCTCGATGCATGGGCGGACAAGTGCGGTGCCGCCGTGGTAGATGATCTCGCCGACGTCGATGGGAAGCGTCTCGTCAAGCTCAGCATTGCTAAAGGAGAATGTacgtctttttttttcaaactaCATGGACGTCACTCTGACAAACACGGGACGTTAGCCATCCCATCCCTCGCATCgccctccatcctcctcatcaccgGCTCTCGTTCCAGCTCCAAACCCGAAAAGAGACAAGAACGCCCCTTCCCCACCtacacctccacctcgtcTCTCACCACCCGCCCCacgccttcctctcccaaaCACAACTCGACCATCCCCACCGACGCTCCCCTATTCGACCGCGTCCAAATCCTCACCACGCCGATCATCACGGCGTTACTGGTCACCTTTGGACTCTTTATCCCTCTTGCGGCATTTGGTATCAGTGCGCTTGCCAGCATACAGGTGCCTccaaggatgatggagattGGCAAGGGATTAGTCgttggcaaggaaagaaaggatCAATAGCCtgctttttttctttcgtAATGGCGCGTTTTTATTAGAGAGATGCAGACTTGTTGTTCAACGGCAGAATATAAAATACATCCAAATACCTCACAAATACCCCTCTTCATGCTTCGTCCCTCTTATCATTACTTGCGCATAAGCAAGTAGACGTTttctccaacaacaacacctGCAAGATGTCGATATGATCCACGGAGAGCCATGAGCAGTCCACCGAAAGAAAAGTATGCCGTGCTATACGCTCTTCCATCAGCCAACATCTCCCACGAGACAGCCTTCATTTACTCACGTCTGAGCTTCTCCTTGCGCCGAATCGTCAAACTTGTAAATCTACAACCCATCATTTCCCATCAATTACCCtccccttttcctctccagCATCGAAACACCTTTTTAACCCACCTTGCCATACATGACATAATCATAATCTTCCGCCAAACCCTGCTCATTACTCCTCCACAACTCTCTCTTCACTCTCCTCACTTCACTCCCGTCCTCgccttcatcaccacccGCATTATTATCCAACGCTTCCAGCTCCGAGGGGACAAGTGACCGCGCGAGCGTGAGGGTGAATGTTTCAGATTGCTCGACTGGGTAGAGTTCATTGGCAATGTCGAGAGTGAGGGACATGGAAAGCGAATGCGACGTGGCAGTTATCCGGGAGACTTTGAACACACACACACGCCCCTCTTCTATCAGTCCGCTGGTTCGCAGTAGATTCAATGAACAACTAGTTACCTCGGTCAAACTTTTTGCCATCCTTGTCTACTGTCTGGAACGAGATTATCAGCTAATTTCCCgcaaaaaaaagggggtTAAAAAAGCTCACATCGACAGTGAACCTGTCGTCAAAGATGATATTGGATGATTCGGCCATGGCGTTACAATTTGCACCTTGATATATCTATCTCTATTCCGTGCAGCTCAGAAGCGGGGGGTCGGGGCCgttgggagagggaggggcTTGTGAAGAGCGAAAACGAGGGTATACGTTTTTCTGGTGGGATTTGTATATACAGAGGATAAGAGGACAAGAAAAATAAGTGGTTcttattttatttttattcCACCCGCCCCTTTTGCCCACCCCCGCCCGTCCAAAACCAAAAGTGCAATCTCTTTGTCTCAAAAGATAAAATCCATTCTCCGACTCGCAAATTCTTACCCACCTATCCAACCCTCCAAACGACAACTCCTCAAACGGTCCATATTCACCGGTACACGCTATCCTAGCTGCACGAAACAGAGCGACCACATCTCGAGACAAAAAAGGATATTTACCCAACCGACTTTGACCAGCAACTTCCCCCTggacttttttttttttctttttcatctaATAAATCATGTCTGCTGCCGATCACGGACGAGACCCCTGGTATGTCttctctccccctcccaacCCAGAGCGCAAAACGTTTTGGAAAGAACCCCCCCTTCCCCCCCCGCGGAAAACTGGGACGAAGGCTAACTTTTGTGATGTGAATATTTAGCCCGTATGTCATCTTGAACGATTTCGGTGGTGCGTTCTCGATGGGTGCGATTGGTGGTGGTATCTGGCACGGTATCAAGGGTGCGAGAAATAGCCCTAGAGTATGTCCCCCCCCATCTTTTATGAGGCAGCCATGAGacgttttttttttcctgaCCATAATCGCCGTTTTATTCCAACTGATCATTTTTGATCGCTTTTCCCCTCTAACGACTTTTCCCTCATCCACTTCTCGACTTTCCTCTTTACACACGTCCCcgaaaaacaaaaacacaGGGCGAGCGTCTCGTCGGATCCCTCTCTGCTATCAAAGCCCGTGCCCCCGTTCTTGGTGGTAACTTTGGTGTTTGGGGTGGTCTTTTCTCAACTTTTGATTGTGCGGTCAAGGGGTATAGGCAAAAAGAGGATCCGTGGAATGCCATCATCTCTGGTTTCTTGACGGGTGGTAGTTTGGCGCTTAGGTGTGAGTCCCTGTTTtttattctttttttttctagTTTGACGAGGTATGCTCCTATGCTCGCGAGGTGTGGGCTGACCAAAATTCAATGTAGCCGGTCCCAAGTCTGCGTTCGGATCAGCAGTGGGTTGTGCGATTCTTTTGGGAGTGTTTGAAGGTACGTCTTCGagattaaaaaaaaaagtttGTTGGACAGATATGAAAACTTATTTTGGGTTATACAGGTGTAGGTGTCGTCGCGAATAGGATGATGGCTCAGCCCATCCCTCAAATGCAATGTAAGTATTTCCATTCCACCCTCCCCCCGCCCAACCGCCTCGGCATCTCCCTTCTAACATTAACATTACTCTTCAGTACCCGAACAAGCACCCCCACCCGTCGCCCCCGCTGTCGCCACCGCCTAAAACCAACACCTCCCCGACTTTTTTGCCTAGTAAATCTCAAAAAGGAGAACGAAAAAGTCAACGAAAGCAAGCTTGTAGCCAGGACAGATTCAGATTCGGATTATTGGCAGACGATGATGACCGGGCCTTGCTTGTATAATCACCTCTCTTGCATGCATTTTCCTCTCTAGATGCTGTATAGcacaacaaaaaaaaaagttgTGATGATTTATTATTTTTACCCGACAGACGTCCGACGTCATTGCTCCGGCCGACCGCCGAAATGGTGTTGGATTTCTACAGCTTCTTTTATTCAATTATCGACGTtcttttttcatttccatctgtatacactttttttttttcttctcttccccattTGCACATCCACAATGGTTCTCAGAGTACACCCGCgccccttcctccgccCCTTATCTCTCCCACGACTCGCCGCCACTCGTTTCGCCCACTCTGCCCCGCAAGCACCCACACGCAACTGTCCCTCCTGTTCCCGCCCCGTCCCCCTCCCTCTATCCCCATGCCCTTCATGTTCCTCCATTCTCCCTCTGCCTTCAAACCTCTCCCACCACTCTATGCTCTacctctcctcccccaTCTCCAGCTCTGGATCACCAGCCGGTCCATTTGATATCCCGCAAGAACTATCCCATTTACCTTCCAATGGATATATCGTCGATAAAGCCGATCTGCGTTCAAATTGGGTACGGCGTCAGCGCGAATTACATCCAGACAAGTACACGACGAGGGGAGATGGCGTGGTAGATCTTGCGAGGGAGTTGAGTGGAAGGGTGAATGAGGCGTATGCTGTTTTGGGAGATGATTTGAGGAGGGCAGAGTATATCGTTcgttttttttcttttcttccaaacaAGCGAAATTTAATAATAACCACATGCGCATAGTTATCGGTGAATGCGCAAGGGACAGAAGAAACAGACAAGATTGACGATCCGATGCTTCTTGCTGAGATCCTCGAGGCGAGAGAAGAACTCGAAGAGGCAGAGACGCATGAAGAAATCGATCGTATACGGCAAGCCAACAAGGGTGCGTCTCTCACTCTTCTGATCGTTCATTATTGTCGTAGACGTAACGTTAAACTAATCGGGTGGTTATAGAGCACGTCGCGGGGATTGTTGGTTCCCTCGAACAAGCATTTTCCGGTACACCTCCAGACCTGGCTGAAGCCAAGCTGTTGGCAGTGCAGTTGAGGTACTGGATGAATTTGGAAAAAGCTGCAAAGGAGAAATCTGTATAAAGATTTGTTTACAATCTTTGTGCGCGCAATTATAGACTTTTGGAGATTACCTCAAGATGTAGCTCTAGTCATTTTTTATATAGAAAGCATCAATAGCGGAGAACGCGATGAAACATGTAAAACTGAAAAAAGCATGACTTGACATTCCCAAGCTAGTAGTATACGAAACGTGGTCCTAATTTCTTCCATGAGCCCTTTTACCCTACTCCCTCGTGACCCTGCTTTTTTATCCATCAAAACCCCAGTGAACCAAAAAGACTTGATCAAAGACTTTTTAGGAACGAGACTCGAAAAGTTGATTCTGGCTTTTACGGAGGAACGAAAACTTGGACTTGAGCCCCGGCTTctcaccctcctcgcctCGCCTCATCTCTCCTTGGCTCTGTCCCAGCACCTGACCAAGCTCCATCCGATGTCCTTCCGAGCTCGCCCTTCcctccaccatccccaCATCCCTCCTGCCCCATCCTAATCCACTAGGCcacccttctccaccacctgTCCAACGCTTACTCAGCCCACCCCATTTACCTTGAGCCATCGCCaacgccttcttctccccctctGTAGGCGCAAATGGACTCTCATACCCTCCCGCTCCCGAACTACCAATGCCCATATGGAGAGAGTCGTTGGATGCGGTCGTCGTAGGGTGCTGATAACCCAGATTGGTTATACCAGGAGGAAAGCCAGGggctgaaaaggaagatgtaGACTTGTTGGTGAGACTGTCGTTGGATAAGGTACCACTAAACCAACGGCGCGAGCCGGGTAAAGTCGGGAGACCAGGTATCAGGGGCGGGGTCGTACTGTGCGCCGGCGGAGCAAGACCATTGGGTCCTAAAGAAGGGGAAGTCGAGGATGgataaggaagaagagagtgacTTGCACTGCCACTAGGTCGTTTGATAGGTTCAATATGGGTTGTAGTAGGGTTGGGgaatgatgaatgatgaggGGGAGCAGGTTGTTCAGGAGATGAGGCAGAGGAATTGGAAGAGTTGTCGGCGTGCACGCCTTGTTCTCCCAAATCAAGCTTGAGAGGGTCATCAAACGTCGAGGACTCTTCACCAGCTCCAACATACGGTGTCTCGCCCTcaagggaagaaaaaaggccttgagggaggagattggCGCTGAAAGACGAGGAGATTCCGCCATTCGGTGATCCCGGATCATGTCCATAGACATCCGATTCACTATCGCTCGCTGTGCTCCCCTGCTTCTTGCCCGCATTCACTCCACTCACCCTCCTGCTCACGCTAGCACTCCCAGGCCCAAAGTCTTCAAAGCCGGACATGTCTGTATACCTGAGTTCTTTCAAGTCCCtagacgaagaagacgcaAAAGTACCCTTGGAGAGATGACCGAAACCAGTAGTAGAAACATGCGAGGTTGGACGAGCGGTATAATCGTAGCCGAGATGGGGCATACCAGCTTCTGCCATATAAGCAGCTGCCTGTGTAGCCCAGTGACTGTTGCCGCCATGAGCATGTTGGTAGCCATGCAAATAACCTTCTTGCGCGGCAACCTCGTAAGCCGctgccatcatcatcatttcctcttccgggCCAATTTTTCGCGCCGCCTCGCCTGCTTCAATCACACCCTTTAGCTTTTCCTCCGCTTCCTTGACTCTGccttccaactcttcatTCTTTGCTTCCACCGTTCCAATCTCTGCCTCcacatccttcatctcttgcTGTTTCCGTTCCACTTCTTGCCTAGCTCCCACAGCATGTCGatccccttcctcttgtAATACTTTTACACTCTGTTGACTACCTCCTATTTGTTCCCGCGTACCCTTGACTGACCCTTCTGCGTTCTTGATTTTGTTCTCCAGCCCATCCCTTACGACCTCGACTGCCCGCAACTTCTTTTCCGCTTCACGGCGCGCACTCTCTGCCTGACGTTTCTGCTCTTCGAGGTTCTTTGTCCGCGCCTTGAGTTCCTGCCTCTCGGCATCGTCCTCCTTGCGACGAGTACGCAAGTCATCAAGCGTAGACTGCAAATGAGCATGCGCTTCGTGTACAGATTGATCGTGCGTGGAGAGCTGGTTTTGTAATTCTTGCACGACGTTTTGGGCAGCGGCAAGTTCGGCCTTTAGAGAGTTGATAAGGGGCGATGCAATTTCGGGGGCCGGAGATGACGGAGGTACAAGGTTGACTATAGACGGCGGCCGAGATGTTGGTGACGGTGGGCGAGAGTGAAGGAGGGGTACATCGGGTATGTTTGTAGACGAGTCAGATGTGCGAAGATGCTTGGCGGTGGCGGGAGAAAGAGACGCTTTGACTGGAGACGTCAGTCAGCTTCGTCATgcggaaagagaagggttACGGCTTACGATTGGGAGTAACGGGTTCCTCCTTGGGAGCTACCGAACGAATCTCAAATACACCAGGCTTATCCACTgatgtcctcttcctgctcttctctttcgcTCCTCTTGTCACTACTCTCCAAACCCACTCCACATACAACGGTATCAACATGACCTCGGTCCAGCTGCCCCATGTGCCTACCCATAACAAATGTCTCTCCTTTATACTGGCATTCTTTTTCGTTTGCCGATTGTCCGAGAGGTAAGCGGGCGATTGAAGTGGCGGAGTTATTGCTATTGAAAGCAAGAAAAATGACCGGTA
Coding sequences:
- a CDS encoding DNA-directed RNA polymerase I, II, and III subunit RPABC3; this translates as MAESSNIIFDDRFTVDTVDKDGKKFDRVSRITATSHSLSMSLTLDIANELYPVEQSETFTLTLARSLVPSELEALDNNAGGDEGEDGSEVRRVKRELWRSNEQGLAEDYDYVMYGKIYKFDDSAQGEAQTTAYFSFGGLLMALRGSYRHLAGVVVGENVYLLMRK
- a CDS encoding mitochondrial import inner membrane translocase subunit, which translates into the protein MSAADHGRDPCPYVILNDFGGAFSMGAIGGGIWHGIKGARNSPRGERLVGSLSAIKARAPVLGGNFGVWGGLFSTFDCAVKGYRQKEDPWNAIISGFLTGGSLALRSGPKSAFGSAVGCAILLGVFEGVGVVANRMMAQPIPQMQLPEQAPPPVAPAVATA
- a CDS encoding Fe-S protein assembly co-chaperone HscB, giving the protein MVLRVHPRPFLRPLSLPRLAATRFAHSAPQAPTRNCPSCSRPVPLPLSPCPSCSSILPLPSNLSHHSMLYLSSPISSSGSPAGPFDIPQELSHLPSNGYIVDKADLRSNWVRRQRELHPDKYTTRGDGVVDLARELSGRVNEAYAVLGDDLRRAEYILSVNAQGTEETDKIDDPMLLAEILEAREELEEAETHEEIDRIRQANKEHVAGIVGSLEQAFSGTPPDLAEAKLLAVQLRYWMNLEKAAKEKSV